The following coding sequences are from one Panicum hallii strain FIL2 chromosome 5, PHallii_v3.1, whole genome shotgun sequence window:
- the LOC112894111 gene encoding kinetochore protein NDC80 homolog yields MRRGGGRRFPKSSLAPSTAEATPALDSSAIPIRNLDSAFSRRDSDAASLCSSHRASSVGAGVGAAPNFSDRATQAAALRVVNAFLAPAVTLRGPLPSARDIQAALRILLERIDFPPNEATFEDDLIQTLRLLGCPYKITRSALKAPGTPHSWPPLLSVLHWLTIFSQSCDAEASSAAQAPTNDLMLYTAQGYCHFLSGDDDAVEALDEEYLSEARTSGEAAVATLRAVEKEAQELEAEVNKLTSGPSRLEALEVEKEAFTADVHKFEAVVKTWKTKIDEREEALVDLEKELEAKVLDARRTAAENQDLLKKVDTQAVNVRDVERMHREMQAIERDIANAENGKAALEDKGWELDAKLVTKLEELEGLAERCNQALKKLKPGIDFQYMINPKGSSPAEMLGPGYKTVLKPALLAHSEENKRIAVSNLAESVDIQKELLRSAKILEEERSNISRLQAKHDEMVARLNLLDREITNDDSRCTADARRMKNELEKKYNDLSSVEKEADEFLKNSEKRLQDAILKDDEETQAAARELLQLVDSIAEHKEFMEATIAQRRKELYETADYIASLASKTSSANPHT; encoded by the exons atgcggcgcggcggcggccggcggttcCCCAAGTCCTCCCTGGCGCCCTCCACGGCCGAGGCCACCCCGGCGCTGGACTCCAGCGCCATCCCCATCCGCAACCTCGACTCCGCCTTCTCCCGCCGCGACTCCGACGCCGCCAGCCTCTGCAGCAGCCACCGCGCTTCCTCCGTCGGCGCGGGCGTCGGCGCCGCCCCCAACTTCTCCGACCGCGCCACGCAGGCCGCCGCGCTCCGCGTCGTCAACGCCTTCCTCGCCCCCGCCGTCACGCTCCGCGGGCCGCTCCCCTCCGCGCGCGACATCCAGGCCGCGCTCCGCATCCTCCTCGAGCGCATTGACTTCCCCCCCAACGAGGCCACCTTCGAGGATGACCTCATCCAGACCCTTCGCCTGCTCGGATGCCCCTACAAGATCACCCGCTCCGCGCTCAAGGCCCCCGGCACCCCGCACTCGTGGCCGCCTCTCCTCTCCGTACTCCACTGGCTCACCATCTTCTCCCAGTCTTGCGATGCGGAGGCTTCTTCCGCCGCCCAAGCCCCAACCAACGATCTCATGCTCTATACCGCCCAGGGGTACTGCCACTTCTTGTCGGGGGATGACGACGCCGTCGAAGCCCTCGACGAGGAGTACCTCTCCGAAGCCCGGACGAGCGGTGAGGCTGCCGTGGCAACACTCCGTGCTGTGGAGAAGGAGGCACAGGAATTGGAGGCCGAGGTGAATAAGCTCACCTCTGGTCCCTCTCGGCTGGAGGCACTGGAGGTGGAGAAGGAGGCCTTCACTGCAGATGTTCACAAGTTTGAGGCCGTGGTGAAGACCTGGAAAACTAAGATCGACGAAAGGGAAGAGGCGTTGGTGGATTtggagaaggagctggaggcaaAAGTGTTGGACGCCCGACGCACTGCTGCTGAAAATCAGGACCTGTTGAAGAAAGTGGATACTCAGGCGGTGAATGTCAGGGATGTCGAGAGGATGCATAGGGAGATGCAGGCAATTGAGCGTGACATTGCCAATGCCGAGAATGGGAAAGCAGCACTGGAGGATAAGGGCTGGGAGCTTGATGCTAAGCTGGTTACCAAGCTTGAGGAGCTTGAGGGGCTTGCCGAGCGATGCAACCAGGCCCTCAAAAA GTTGAAACCTGGTATTGATTTTCAGTACATGATAAATCCAAAAGGGTCCTCACCTGCTGAGATGCTAGGTCCTGGTTACAAAACAGTGCTGAAACCTGCACTTTTGGCTCATTCTGAGGAGAACAAAAGGATCGCCGTCTCAAATCTTGCAGAGTCTGTTGATATACAAAAGGAGCTGCTACGAAGTGCTAAAATCTTGGAGGAGGAAAGGAGTAATATTTCCAGACTCCAGGCTAAACATGACGAG ATGGTTGCTCGTTTGAACTTGCTGGATCGTGAAATCACAAACGATGACTCAAGATGTACAGCTGATGCGAGACGAATGAAAAATGAATTGGAGAAAAAGTACAATGATTTGAGTTCTGTTGAAAAGGAGGCAGACGAATTTTTGAAG AATTCGGAGAAGCGGCTCCAAGATGCAATACTCAAAGATGATGAAGAAACTCAGGCAGCTGCAAGAGAGCTGCTGCAACTTGTTGATTCCATTGCTGAGCATAAAGAGTTCATGGAAGCGACAATTGCTCAGAGGAGGAAGGAACTGTATGAAACTGCAGATTATATAGCCTCTTTGGCATCCAAGACATCATCAGCCAATCCTCATACCTGA
- the LOC112893515 gene encoding uncharacterized protein LOC112893515, with protein MAPAPAPSAEDKGDGGARNQSSMVVVKTEAVCANGGPLVVSPDLVKGEGDDTTECSSSFGDTCSGSEGEADGGEPEVNSGISAHRPAKPPRRKKVTTEWRNSVRPILWRCQWLELRMKELSSQVSKYDRELALIKKEKEVQQTVSQANGSTSESMQIHKGHRNSIMKRIKRKRHEENVDASLYIKKHQILSYYHDKQNKGAETDGVLIDDDCGNTVDGSIRGGLDTFTLLDSENYNMIFEQLTLKDTLMTIDGLQSRVHLLQDRLSKAHSGSEDLPLSEDNSHVRVPRKRQLTQKRSFSYTKCRYTKPQKRKNLNILLKDDDGSPLAGRPALPYRETDTHMKYANKNAEEKSGECNHSTEKAVTANLLLGTDTIPNGHIGDLCKDNTDDILIDNQAVNEACQQLDKARHLPSGSSSRGQNISSPAEMNSAPAEVKNTCAPVETDSTSAPGEEPLSSQNKQELKPKKKRRKKGSFFTKKQKKEASKTPAAKEKTEGTPLAANNKTGSTPSAATGLGTMTACSAGKKRKTGKEPADAKKRESAAPKKQETGKPSSATKKQKTENPSSATKKQETEKAGSAIKEETESSPLNLKIEKAVLVAVNSRRSQRVRKPKVFAE; from the exons ATGGCGCCCGCCCCTGCTCCTTCTGCTGAGGACAAGGGCGACGGCGGTGCCAGGAACCAGAGCAGCATGGTCGTGGTGAAAACCGAGGCCGTCTGCGCGAATGGTGGCCCTCTGGTGGTGTCTCCTGATCTCGTGAAAGGTGAGGGAGATGATACCACCGAATGCTCGAGCTCGTTCGGGGACACCTGCTCCGGATCCGAAGGTGAGGCTGATGGGGGTGAACCGGAGGTGAATTCTGGCATCTCAGCTCATCGACCCGCAAAGCCGCCTAG AAGGAAAAAGGTGACAACTGAGTGGAGGAATTCTGTTCGTCCAATTCTGTGGAGATGCCAGTGGTTAGAGTTGCGTATGAAGGAGCTGTCATCTCAAGTATCAAAGTATGACAGGGAGCTTGCTCTAatcaagaaagaaaaggaagtaCAACAAACAGTAAGCCAAGCAAATGGTTCTACATCAGAATCAATGCAGATTCACAAAGGCCATCGGAACAGTATCATGAAGAGGATAAAGAGGAAGAGACATGAAGAAAATGTTGATGCATCATTGTACATCAAGAAGCACCAGATATTGTCATACTATCATG ACAAACAAAATAAGGGAGCTGAAACTGATGGTGTCTTAATTGATGATGATTGTGGCAATACAG TTGATGGCAGTATCAGAGGTGGACTTGACACTTTTACATTGCTTGATTCCGAGAATTATAATATGATTTTTGAGCAACTCACTTTAAAGGACACTCTGATGACAATCGATGGGCTCCAGTCTAGAGTTCATCTGCTGCAAGATCGTCTCAGCAAGGCTCATTCTGGAAGCGAAGATTTGCCACTTTCTGAGGACAATTCTCATGTCAGGGTGCCTCGGAAGAGGCAGCTTACTCAAAAGCGCTCATTTTCTTATACAAAGTGTCGATATACTAAACCACAGAAAAGGAAGAATCTAAACATTTTGCTGAAGGATGATGATGGATCACCTCTTGCAGGGAGGCCTGCTTTGCCTTACAGGGAAACTGACACTCATATGAAATATGCAAATAAGAATGCTGAAGAAAAAAGTGGAGAGTGCAATCACTCGACGGAGAAAGCTGTCACAGCAAATCTACTCTTGGGTACTGACACCATACCAAATGGTCATATTGGGGATTTATGCAAAGAT AACACTGATGATATCCTCATAGACAATCAAGCAGTCAATGAAGCGTGTCAGCAGTTAGATAAGGCCAGGCATCTGCCTTCTGGAAGTTCTTCCAGAGGCCAGAACATTTCTAGTCCAGCAGAAATGAACTCTGCTCCAGCAGAAGTAAAGAACACTTGTGCTCCAGTGGAAACAGATAGCACTTCTGCTCCAGGGGAGGAGCCTCTCTCCTCTCAGAACAAGCAGGAGCTGAAACctaagaagaagaggaggaagaaaggctCTTTTTTCACcaagaagcagaagaaagagGCCTCCAAAACACCTGCTGCAAAGGAGAAAACTGAGGGCACACCCTTAGCTGCAAATAACAAAACTGGGAGCACTCCCTCTGCGGCAACAGGGCTGGGAACCATGACCGCTTGCTCAGCTGGGAAGAAGCGCAAAACTGGAAAGGAACCTGCAGACGCAAAGAAGCGTGAATCTGCAGCACCGAAGAAGCAGGAAACTGGGAAGCCATCTTCAGCAACAAAGAAGCAGAAAACTGAAAACCCATCCTCAGCTACAAAGAAGCAGGAGACTGAAAAGGCGGGCTCTGCAATAAAGGAAGAGACCGAAAGCTCCCCCTTGAATCTGAAGATTGAGAAGGCTGTGCTGGTGGCTGTAAATAGCAGGAGGAGCCAAAGGGTCCGGAAGCCCAAAGTTTTTGCTGAATGA
- the LOC112894999 gene encoding uncharacterized protein LOC112894999 — MEQFLEYRMVEDRSVVEQAHEIHTLAKDLKNCSKESPCVLPNKFVAGGIISKLPPSWRDFATSLKHKRQEFTIDGLIGTLDVEEKARAKDIRGKGVVGASSANLVQKNNSHKNKKKPPQNQPKTKKTTTFKKKKKTGACYVCGSTDHFAAKCPNRKGNDSANMVISEPGGTSGPAGLPPC; from the exons ATGGAGCAGTTCCTTGAGTACAGGATGGTCGAAGACCGTTCTGTAGTGGAACAGGCTCATGAAATACATACTCTGGCAAAAGATCTCAAAAATTGCAGCAAAGAGTCCCCATGTGTGTTACCCAATAAGTTTGTGGCCGGAGGTATAATCTCTAAGCTgccaccttcttggagggactttgctacttctctaaaacacaagagacaggagttcacaatagatggactcatagggactcttgatgttgaggagaaggcgagagcaaaggacatacgtgggaaaggagttgttggtgcttcaagtgccaatcttgttcagaagaacaactcccacaagaacaagaaaaagccaccgcagaaccaaccaaagactaagaagacaaccacttttaagaagaagaagaagacgggAGCTTGCTATGTGTGCGGTAGTACGGATCACTTTGCTGCAAAGTGTCCGAACCGCAAAGGCAACGACTCCGCCAACATGGTTATTAGCGAGCCTGGAGGAACATCGGG accggcgggacttcctccttgctga